In Halobaculum limi, one DNA window encodes the following:
- a CDS encoding plastocyanin/azurin family copper-binding protein, producing MTSTTERPLSRRTFIRGTAATTGAAVAAGRATGQETGTETGGGEQVIDMTDELVFEPDAVTITPGTTVVWENVGEIGHSVTAYADQIPEGATYFASGDFSDEQSARQEYPEGDIPGGESYSYTFETEGEYEYFCVPHETVGMVASLTVSSEAQGQAETPAGPSVPESALTLGVATATTFAAIVAFVYFFLKYGGDYEGE from the coding sequence ATGACATCGACCACAGAACGTCCCCTCTCGCGACGAACGTTTATCCGCGGAACGGCAGCGACGACCGGAGCGGCGGTTGCTGCAGGTCGGGCAACCGGACAGGAGACGGGGACCGAGACTGGTGGGGGAGAGCAGGTCATCGATATGACGGACGAACTCGTGTTCGAACCGGACGCCGTGACTATCACTCCGGGAACGACAGTGGTCTGGGAGAACGTCGGCGAAATCGGTCACTCGGTGACGGCGTACGCGGACCAGATTCCCGAGGGAGCGACGTACTTCGCGTCCGGTGACTTCTCCGACGAACAGTCCGCCAGACAGGAGTACCCGGAGGGAGACATCCCTGGCGGCGAGTCGTACAGTTACACGTTCGAGACGGAAGGCGAGTACGAGTACTTCTGTGTCCCGCACGAGACGGTCGGGATGGTCGCGTCGCTCACGGTGTCGTCGGAGGCGCAGGGGCAAGCCGAGACGCCCGCTGGGCCCAGTGTGCCCGAGAGCGCACTCACCCTCGGCGTCGCCACGGCGACGACGTTCGCGGCCATCGTCGCGTTCGTGTACTTCTTCCTCAAGTACGGCGGCGACTACGAAGGCGAGTGA
- a CDS encoding PrkA family serine protein kinase encodes MSDQTDNADGTAPGEVASTHTLEELSNEYKRSVPADLREAKSFDWYLAEVVADPRIARNAHQRVADMFDHYGTRYDTDAGVVEYLLASEDPLHDGENTFYGREVHESIHEFVNKVKSGARGLGPEKRIKLLLGPVGSGKSHFDWLVRRYFEDYTRTDDGRMYTFRWTDLCSVIEDQDPADDTVRSSMNQDPLVLVPQEQRDEVIAQMNERLDAPYTIRNEQSLDPASGFYMDELLAHYEDDLQAVLENHIEIIRLVADENQRRCIETFEPKDKKNQDETELTGDVNYSKLAVYGENDPRAFDYAGAFCNANRGIFSGEELLKLQREFLYDFLHASQEQTIKPRNNPRIDIDQVIVGRTNMPEYRDKKGDEKMEAFNDRTKRIDYPYVLEYAQEAEIYRKMLRNADVPDIHIEPHAMEMAGLFGVLTRIEEPTDESVSLLQKAKAYNGEVDETDEIDERKLRENGDQVADIAEGMEGVSARFIGDEIAEAIMDSRHRGRDYLSPLAVFKHFENNLENHGSIPEEKLDTYHRYLELVREEYKERAIEDVRHALAYDIDEIRRQGEKYMDHVMAYIDDTTVEDDLTGREQEPDETFLRSVEEKLEVPSDRKDDFRQEVANWVTRRAREGSSFDPQDNERLRRALERKLWEDKKHNINFSALVSAGELDDDERSAWVDALTEQGYSEDGAREVLEFAGAEVAKSELED; translated from the coding sequence ATGAGTGACCAGACCGACAACGCGGACGGAACCGCACCAGGGGAGGTAGCGAGTACACACACGCTGGAGGAACTCAGTAACGAGTACAAGCGCTCGGTCCCAGCAGACCTCCGAGAGGCCAAGTCGTTCGACTGGTATCTCGCAGAGGTGGTGGCCGACCCCCGAATCGCACGCAACGCCCACCAACGCGTCGCCGATATGTTCGACCACTACGGGACGCGCTACGACACCGACGCCGGCGTCGTCGAGTACCTTCTCGCCTCCGAGGACCCACTCCACGACGGCGAGAACACCTTCTACGGACGAGAGGTGCACGAGTCGATCCACGAGTTCGTCAACAAGGTGAAATCCGGTGCTCGCGGTCTCGGCCCCGAGAAACGGATCAAACTGCTCCTCGGTCCGGTCGGGTCGGGGAAGAGCCACTTCGACTGGCTCGTGCGCCGGTACTTCGAGGACTACACCCGCACCGACGACGGCCGGATGTACACCTTCCGGTGGACCGACCTCTGCTCGGTCATCGAGGATCAAGACCCCGCAGACGACACCGTTCGCTCGTCGATGAACCAGGATCCGCTGGTCTTGGTCCCGCAGGAGCAACGCGACGAGGTGATCGCACAGATGAACGAGCGTCTCGACGCGCCGTACACCATCCGCAACGAGCAGAGCCTCGACCCCGCCTCGGGCTTCTACATGGACGAACTCCTCGCACACTACGAGGACGACCTCCAAGCGGTCTTGGAGAACCACATCGAGATCATCCGCCTCGTCGCCGACGAGAACCAGCGCCGCTGTATCGAGACGTTCGAGCCGAAAGACAAGAAAAACCAAGACGAGACGGAGTTGACCGGCGACGTCAACTACTCGAAACTCGCCGTGTACGGCGAGAACGACCCGCGAGCGTTCGACTACGCCGGCGCGTTCTGTAACGCCAACCGCGGCATCTTCTCGGGCGAGGAGTTGCTGAAACTCCAGCGGGAGTTCCTCTACGACTTCCTGCACGCCTCCCAAGAGCAGACGATCAAGCCGCGCAACAACCCGCGGATCGACATCGACCAGGTGATCGTCGGCCGGACGAATATGCCCGAGTACCGCGACAAGAAGGGCGACGAGAAGATGGAAGCGTTCAACGACCGCACGAAGCGGATCGACTACCCGTACGTCCTCGAGTACGCACAGGAAGCGGAGATCTACCGGAAGATGCTCCGCAACGCCGACGTCCCCGATATCCACATCGAACCGCACGCGATGGAGATGGCGGGGCTGTTCGGCGTGCTCACCCGGATCGAAGAGCCGACCGACGAGTCCGTCTCGTTGCTCCAGAAGGCGAAGGCGTACAACGGCGAGGTCGACGAGACCGACGAGATCGACGAGCGCAAACTCCGCGAGAACGGCGACCAGGTCGCCGACATCGCAGAAGGGATGGAGGGCGTCTCCGCCCGCTTCATCGGCGACGAGATCGCCGAGGCGATTATGGACTCCCGCCACCGCGGCCGAGACTACCTTTCGCCGCTGGCGGTGTTCAAACACTTCGAGAACAACCTCGAGAACCACGGGTCGATCCCGGAGGAGAAACTCGACACGTACCACCGCTACCTCGAACTCGTGCGCGAGGAGTACAAAGAGCGAGCCATCGAGGACGTCCGCCACGCGCTGGCGTACGACATCGACGAAATCCGTCGTCAGGGCGAGAAGTACATGGATCACGTGATGGCGTACATCGACGACACGACCGTCGAGGACGACCTCACGGGTCGCGAGCAGGAACCCGACGAGACGTTCCTGCGGTCGGTTGAAGAGAAACTCGAGGTGCCAAGCGACCGCAAGGACGACTTCCGCCAGGAGGTCGCCAACTGGGTGACGCGTCGCGCCCGCGAGGGGTCGAGTTTCGACCCGCAGGACAACGAGCGCCTCCGCCGTGCCCTCGAACGCAAACTGTGGGAGGACAAGAAGCACAACATCAACTTCTCGGCGTTGGTGTCGGCGGGCGAACTCGACGACGACGAGCGGTCGGCGTGGGTCGACGCCCTGACCGAACAGGGCTACTCCGAGGACGGGGCCCGAGAGGTACTGGAGTTCGCTGGCGCGGAGGTCGCCAAGAGCGAACTCGAGGACTGA
- a CDS encoding YeaH/YhbH family protein encodes MGLREDLERFREIGDQRRPDLAEFIREGDLSGSSRNQVRIPVKLVDLPSFEYDQREMGGVGQGQGGTPQPGQPVDVPGDPGDADGEGDEDGDPGEEGGEHGYYEMDPAEFAQELDEELGLDLEPKGKRVVEEVEGDFTELTRAGPNSTLDFEQLFKRGLKRKLATDFDEAYVREACRVEGASARDVFEFCRAENVLVSLAWIRETMNDLEADGESLDEYPDFEAFAAENERESALTRIRRDGLQSVPFRREDERYRQPEIIEKRQKNVVVVNIRDVSGSMRKTKRELVERTFTPLDWYLTGKYDEAEFRYIAHDAEAWEVERGEFFGIRSGGGTRISSAYELAAEILEEYPWSEWNRYVFAAGDSENSSNDTVENVVPMMRDIPANLHAYVETQPGGNTINATHAEEVERELADMDNVVVTRLSGPDDVTDAIRDILSTEGNA; translated from the coding sequence ATGGGACTGAGAGAAGACCTCGAACGGTTCCGTGAGATCGGCGACCAGCGACGGCCCGACCTCGCGGAGTTCATCCGCGAGGGTGACCTCTCTGGTTCCTCGCGCAACCAAGTTCGGATCCCGGTGAAACTGGTCGACCTCCCCTCCTTCGAGTACGACCAGCGAGAGATGGGCGGCGTCGGACAGGGACAGGGCGGCACGCCCCAACCCGGTCAGCCAGTCGACGTGCCGGGCGACCCCGGCGACGCCGACGGTGAGGGCGACGAGGACGGCGACCCCGGCGAGGAGGGCGGCGAACACGGCTACTACGAGATGGACCCCGCGGAGTTCGCACAGGAACTCGACGAGGAACTCGGCTTGGACCTCGAACCGAAGGGGAAACGCGTCGTCGAGGAGGTGGAGGGCGACTTCACCGAACTCACTCGCGCCGGGCCAAACTCCACGCTGGACTTCGAGCAACTGTTCAAGCGCGGCCTCAAGCGAAAACTCGCGACCGACTTCGACGAGGCGTACGTCCGCGAGGCCTGTCGTGTCGAGGGCGCGAGCGCCCGCGACGTGTTCGAGTTCTGCCGCGCAGAGAACGTCCTCGTCTCGCTCGCGTGGATCCGCGAGACGATGAACGACCTCGAGGCGGACGGGGAGTCACTCGATGAGTATCCCGACTTCGAGGCGTTCGCCGCCGAGAACGAACGCGAGAGCGCCCTCACGCGCATCCGCCGTGACGGTCTCCAGAGCGTCCCGTTCCGCCGCGAGGACGAGCGCTACCGCCAACCAGAGATCATCGAGAAGCGACAGAAGAACGTCGTCGTCGTCAACATCCGCGACGTGAGCGGGTCGATGCGCAAGACGAAGCGCGAACTCGTCGAGCGCACGTTCACACCCTTGGACTGGTATCTCACCGGGAAGTACGACGAGGCGGAGTTCCGCTATATCGCCCACGACGCCGAGGCGTGGGAGGTCGAACGCGGAGAGTTCTTCGGCATCCGCTCTGGTGGCGGCACGCGCATCTCCAGCGCGTACGAACTCGCCGCCGAGATACTGGAGGAGTACCCGTGGAGCGAGTGGAACCGCTACGTGTTCGCCGCGGGCGACTCGGAGAACTCCAGCAACGACACCGTCGAGAACGTCGTGCCGATGATGCGCGACATTCCCGCGAACCTCCACGCGTACGTGGAGACGCAACCCGGCGGCAACACGATCAACGCGACACACGCCGAGGAGGTGGAGCGCGAACTGGCGGACATGGACAACGTCGTCGTCACCCGGCTATCCGGCCCCGACGACGTCACCGACGCGATTCGCGACATCCTCTCGACGGAGGGCAACGCATGA
- a CDS encoding UPF0179 family protein: MPTVTLIGTRLAEEGTEFVFQGEASACAGCPYRTQCLNLTEGNRYRVTDVRDGTQRLDCAVHADGSVRAVEVEPAPITANVASRGAYAGSRAKLEGPCPHVDCPSHELCEPLGADFDEEYRIAEVHGDPPHEVCYLDRTLTKVTLEPEDG; encoded by the coding sequence ATGCCTACAGTCACACTCATCGGGACACGTCTCGCGGAGGAGGGGACCGAGTTCGTCTTTCAGGGGGAAGCGAGTGCGTGTGCTGGCTGTCCGTATCGCACGCAGTGTCTCAATCTCACCGAGGGGAACCGCTACCGGGTGACCGACGTTCGCGACGGCACCCAACGCCTGGACTGTGCGGTCCACGCCGACGGGAGCGTCCGCGCCGTCGAGGTCGAACCCGCACCCATCACCGCAAACGTCGCATCCCGGGGCGCGTACGCGGGGTCGCGGGCGAAACTGGAAGGCCCGTGCCCCCACGTCGACTGTCCGAGTCACGAACTGTGTGAGCCACTCGGTGCAGACTTCGACGAAGAGTACCGTATCGCCGAGGTCCACGGCGACCCGCCACACGAGGTGTGCTACCTCGACCGAACGCTGACGAAGGTGACGTTGGAACCGGAGGACGGCTAA
- a CDS encoding DUF5820 family protein yields MTDTGDDDADPTVEDSEGTSIAESTLADGWRVWTEETDGRAIVVYRPDVFDGGQFPPPCLPTLYLTNGSRRARPGAGQRQTDDWHVTLFLEPEVEVTARTFDDRAAAVKEVHRVAAAFDAGDIDYRDAYQVPREEYLDELDRLIRAE; encoded by the coding sequence ATGACCGACACCGGCGACGACGATGCCGACCCGACCGTAGAAGACAGTGAAGGTACGTCCATCGCCGAGTCGACGTTGGCGGACGGGTGGCGCGTCTGGACTGAGGAGACGGACGGTCGTGCCATCGTCGTCTATCGCCCGGACGTGTTCGACGGCGGGCAGTTCCCGCCGCCGTGTCTGCCGACGCTGTACCTCACGAACGGGTCACGCCGCGCCCGACCCGGCGCGGGACAACGACAGACCGACGACTGGCACGTCACGCTGTTTCTCGAACCGGAAGTCGAGGTGACCGCCCGCACGTTCGACGACCGGGCCGCCGCCGTCAAGGAGGTTCACCGCGTCGCGGCGGCGTTCGACGCCGGCGACATCGACTACCGCGACGCCTATCAGGTCCCGCGTGAGGAGTACCTCGACGAACTCGACCGCCTGATCCGCGCGGAGTAA
- a CDS encoding PrkA family serine protein kinase: protein MTDYLARADEALEGAYEPPRSLGEFVELAFERPIVAAHAAKYLLAAIESMGTRTVVEEGTERERYRFFDDPNNDGEHAVLGNTGVLNAFVDDLRTVAAGRGKEEKIHWFDGPTATGKSELKRCLINGLNAYSKTEAGRRYTVEWNIAARDDDRSLSYATGDDADDDWYESPVQANPLAVFPDEVRRDLVAALNAEHNDHIPIRVDTDLDPFSREAFDALEERYRRAGRRDLFSATTDRKHLRVKNYVVDVGRGIGVLHAEDDGSPKERLVGSWMPGMLRELNSRGRKDPRAFSYDGVLSQGNGLLTVVEDASQHADLLRKLLNVPDEKRVKLDKGIGMDLDTQLVVISNPDLEAELEQFADRNDRDPLKALKRRLDRHEFRYLTSVSLETELIHRELTDETAVWANAVDQTDPVQAHEQLRERMARPLTVQMRDDRGTIRDRELAPHALEAAATYAVVSRLDTEDLPTSVGLIDKALLFDRGSIREGNDRVDADDFEFDGDDGKHGIPVTYTRDVIADLLHGETDRAHPELPVEDVLTPEDVLHAMAEGLADAPVFSRAEIAEYETRLATVKDHVFELQEADVLDAVLADKGVAEETVEEYVEHVFAWDGDTQIQTDRGEIDADPLLMKVFETEHLGRFDDDDYAGNEPSADVEAFRRETVITALNRYAWENRDDDFAIADVDLSAVPVIRAVLEAHSWEDVHRIYDDLDPSQWDDPPANTETARVKARTIEHMTTEQGYSEASAELASRHVMREVKGRWD, encoded by the coding sequence ATGACCGACTACCTCGCGCGTGCCGACGAGGCGCTGGAAGGGGCGTACGAGCCGCCGCGCTCGCTCGGCGAGTTCGTCGAGTTGGCGTTCGAGCGACCCATCGTCGCCGCGCACGCCGCCAAGTACCTCCTCGCGGCCATCGAGTCGATGGGCACCCGAACCGTCGTCGAGGAAGGGACCGAACGCGAACGCTACCGCTTCTTCGACGACCCGAACAACGACGGTGAACACGCCGTCCTCGGTAACACGGGCGTGCTCAACGCGTTCGTCGACGACCTCCGAACCGTCGCCGCCGGTCGGGGGAAAGAAGAGAAAATCCACTGGTTCGACGGACCGACTGCGACCGGGAAGTCCGAACTCAAGCGCTGTCTCATCAACGGTCTCAACGCCTACTCCAAGACGGAGGCGGGCCGTCGATACACCGTCGAGTGGAACATCGCCGCCCGTGATGACGACCGAAGCCTGAGTTACGCGACCGGCGACGACGCGGACGACGACTGGTACGAGTCGCCCGTGCAGGCGAACCCGCTGGCGGTGTTCCCCGACGAAGTGCGCCGCGACCTCGTCGCCGCTCTCAACGCCGAACACAACGATCACATCCCTATCCGGGTCGACACGGATCTGGACCCGTTCAGCCGCGAGGCGTTCGACGCCCTCGAAGAGCGGTACCGCCGTGCGGGTCGCCGGGATCTGTTCTCGGCGACGACCGACCGCAAACACCTCCGGGTGAAGAACTACGTCGTCGACGTGGGCAGGGGAATCGGCGTCCTCCACGCCGAAGACGACGGCAGTCCGAAGGAGCGACTCGTCGGGTCGTGGATGCCGGGGATGCTCCGGGAACTCAACTCTCGCGGGCGGAAAGACCCTCGCGCGTTCAGTTACGACGGCGTTCTCTCACAGGGGAACGGCCTCCTCACCGTCGTCGAGGACGCCAGCCAACACGCCGACCTCCTCCGGAAACTGCTGAACGTCCCCGACGAGAAGCGGGTCAAACTCGACAAGGGCATCGGGATGGACTTGGACACCCAGTTGGTCGTCATCTCCAACCCCGACTTGGAGGCGGAGTTAGAGCAGTTCGCCGACCGCAACGACCGCGACCCGCTGAAGGCGCTCAAGCGCCGACTCGACCGCCACGAGTTCCGCTACCTCACCAGCGTCTCGCTGGAGACGGAACTCATCCACCGCGAGTTGACCGACGAGACCGCCGTCTGGGCGAACGCCGTCGACCAGACGGACCCGGTACAGGCACACGAACAACTCCGTGAGCGGATGGCGCGGCCGCTGACCGTCCAGATGCGCGACGATCGCGGGACCATTCGTGATCGGGAACTCGCGCCGCACGCACTCGAGGCGGCCGCGACGTACGCCGTCGTCAGTCGCCTCGACACCGAAGACCTGCCCACGTCGGTCGGCCTCATCGACAAGGCGCTATTGTTCGACCGCGGGTCGATCCGCGAGGGCAACGACCGAGTCGACGCCGACGACTTCGAGTTCGACGGCGACGACGGCAAACACGGCATCCCAGTGACGTACACGCGCGACGTCATCGCGGACCTTCTCCACGGCGAGACCGACCGCGCTCACCCCGAGTTACCCGTCGAGGACGTCCTCACGCCCGAGGACGTGTTGCACGCGATGGCCGAGGGACTGGCAGACGCGCCGGTGTTCTCACGGGCGGAGATTGCCGAGTACGAGACGCGCCTCGCGACCGTGAAAGACCACGTGTTCGAACTACAGGAGGCGGACGTCCTCGACGCCGTCCTCGCGGACAAGGGCGTCGCCGAGGAGACCGTCGAGGAGTACGTCGAACACGTGTTCGCGTGGGACGGCGACACGCAGATCCAGACGGACCGTGGTGAGATCGACGCCGACCCGCTCTTGATGAAGGTGTTCGAGACGGAGCACCTCGGGCGGTTCGACGACGACGACTACGCAGGCAACGAGCCATCCGCGGACGTCGAGGCGTTCCGACGCGAGACGGTGATCACCGCGCTGAATCGCTACGCGTGGGAGAACCGCGACGACGACTTCGCAATCGCCGACGTCGACCTGTCGGCGGTTCCCGTCATTCGGGCGGTGCTAGAGGCGCACTCGTGGGAGGACGTCCACCGCATCTACGACGACTTGGATCCCAGCCAGTGGGACGACCCACCGGCGAACACCGAGACCGCGCGGGTGAAAGCGCGGACCATCGAGCACATGACCACCGAACAGGGCTACAGCGAGGCGTCGGCCGAACTGGCGAGCAGACACGTGATGCGCGAGGTGAAAGGCCGATGGGACTGA